The Dryobates pubescens isolate bDryPub1 chromosome 7, bDryPub1.pri, whole genome shotgun sequence nucleotide sequence TCATTTCTTTGTGATAGAAAACCTTAAGTGTCAAAGTTGTAGGGTAGCTGCaggtcctttcctccttcctaaTAATACCAGAACTTTAATTGTTTTTTCTTACTGTAAATTGAAAGCCTCGAATGGAGATGGGAattccccagtgcccagctgtcAGTGACAGGTTAGAATTAGTCAGGCCATATAGTTGAAACCTTCACCTGCCCTGTGGGGAAGGTCAGTCTTGAAAGCTGGTGGAGGATGGGGGGAAGGCAAGTCCATATCTTGGCAGCTGAAAATGTGCTCGTGTTGAAAtccccacaaacacacacaacttTTATAAACCACAAGTGGCAGGACGTTTGTTTTTTTATTGGAGTGAGGGAAGAAATAAGATTGTTCTGACTGTAAAGCCCAAGAAAACAAGTAGCTCTGAAGTAAGTGGAAGTACATCCGCACGACAACCAAGGAAAAGCTGTATATCTACCAGGAACATAATTGAAATGGTCTGTATAAGTATTTAAACCACCTCAAAGGACTATTGCAGTTTCTGAATTCCATATTGGTATTTTATATTTGACAAGGTGACATTGTGTAAGAAATGTATTGTAAAACACTGCCGTACTGTAGGAAAATGATTGAATGTAAATATTTCAAGATGTGGACCACTGTTCAAATGTTATCATAAATCTATGCCATTGTTTTAGGGGATAATTCTTCATGCATATTTGAGTTGAACTgatagaagcagcccctggaagGGTAATCTGCTTGTTACTGCCTTACTACCACTAATAATTTCATTTTGGCTCTTCAGATGTTCCCCTCCACCTGTGCATTATAGATGATGATTTATATCTTTTCATAACTAGCAGAGAAAAGTTCTGATTTCTGTTTTCAGATTAACACAGTGGTTAATAGCTTTGTTCCTGAAATGAGCTCACAAAGCACCATGACAATGTCCTTTTCCAgtttaatattttctttctttttgaatTCTTGCAGGTTTAGTAGGTGTACAGTAGCTGCCCTTCAGTCCAGAGTAGAACAAAGTGAACGTGAAATGAACCGTCTGAAAAAGGCACTGGAAAGAAGCGATAAATACATCGAAGAAATGGAGTATCAACTTTTACAGCTGAAAAACGCAGGGGAAAGAACCCAGACAGTGAGCACAGCTGGTGAGAGAGCGCTTTCCACAGAcgctgaaggagctgagagcAGTGAAGACACAACATGTCTGCAAACCCAAGTTGAGGAGAAAAAAGCTTTGACTTCCAGTCAAAGCCCTGACAGTCTTGAACAGCTGAAATGTGGTGGAACTTGTTCCAGCTCTACTAATCAAGATGGTTCAAATGGTTCAAATACCCAGGGTCCCCCAAAGAAAGAACTATTTCCAGGATGTCATGGGGTTCTCCTGGATGAAAATACTACAAATATGGATGCCTGCTTAGAAGAGCAATGGAATAAAATTGAGGAATGTACCCCATATAAAGATGAAGAACTTTATGACCTTCCACCACCATGCACTCCTTTTCTGTCTCTCAGTCGCCTTCGATTGAACACTCctgatggaaaagaaaatgcaaggaAACCATCAACATTTCTGAGAAAACTGAAATTTGAAAAGTTTGGTGACGCTTCAGATGACTGTAGCAAAGATTCTCCAGAACACAGCACAAGCAACTGTAATAGCAAAAAGAAGCTAAACTGTTTTACTCCAGGAAAATCAGGTTTTTGGGGGACGTGCCCAACAAATTTTGCTGAGAACTTAGATTTTGATGAATCAGAGCAAAATTCAGTAGCTGGTCAGTCAGATGAGCCATCCACAAAGTCCAGCGATAAAACAAGTTCTTCCTTACCTAAAAGGTTAcatgctctctgctcttctgaaatGAATCGCACAAGAACCTCCAGTGAGGCATCTATGGATGCTGCCTACCTCGACAAAATTTctgagttggactcgatgatgtcCGAGTCAGACAATAGCAAGAGTCCATGCTATAATTTCAAGTCCTCTGATCTTGATAATTCTTCAAAGTCAACAGAGCACTCTGAGCTTCTGGATGAAACTGAGAAGAAACTGGAAGAGATGAACGAAGAAGAGAGTATCAAGTGTCCGGAGACAAGTGATATAACAATTGACGGAACTGGGTGGAAGCCTGCTACATTTTCCATCCTATCCCCATCTGAGCAAGATATGAACGACCACTTTCCACTGTTTACAGGCCAAAACATAGTGACTGGTGATACCAAACCTCCAAACTGTTTATTTCAAAGAGACTTTTCCCAGAGTTTGCTATTCAGTAGCTCACAAAGGTTGTCTGAGGAACAAAAATTCGGTTCCTGCTTTTTAAAGATGTCATCTGACCTGCATAATCAGCTTAATCCTCCTTGGGTGTCTTCCTTTgtagctgaaaagaaaaataaaaatgtcagtCAGTCGACCAAGAGGAAAATTCAAAGCAGCCTTTCCAGTGCTAGTCCatcaaaaaccaccaaaaactgACTCTGCTTGGAAATGGAACATGACTCAAAGACATCAACCTGAAAATGTTTAATATTTACAGGTGAACTTAATTTTTAATGACTGCAACGCAATCTGATCCTGTCTTTTTCGACTGTGTGAAAACTGAACGTTCACTTGCCCATTACAAACTCTTTCCTAGGGGAGAACCATTCCAGATTCTTTCTTTGGCTAGGCATTTTgtttactgggggggggggggtgtttcaTTGTTTTCAGGCTACATGGTCTTCCAGTTGTGACCCTAATGGCTCCCTTGAACAGGACAGGTTTAAGTGGTCTTGTCAAATAAGTCATTTATGGCAAAATTTGTTTTAAGGGTTGCGTTTCTCATTCCTGAAGATTGCATTTTGTGCATGTGAGGCAGCTACTAGCTGTATGTCCTATGGATTCATGAAATTGCTATAAAACAGTGTCAGTTTTGCCATACGACTTGCCTCCCAGAGGAAATGTTGGTGCTTGGACTGTTTCATAGCGCTGTGCTGAAACTTGGTTTAGGTGGTTTTAAGGTAagcacccccctttttttgtttttattttagagTTACTGCACTTCACTTtagaaaatgtctttttaaCACTCCAGACATGGCTTGTATTTCTTGAAGTCAAACACACTCCCAAAAAGCATTGTTATTCAAAAAGTGTTCAGTATGCCTGGATAGACCATAAAAATGGGTTTGTATGCTAATGGCTTGTTTACCTAATGTGCACTGAACATTTTACATTAATACTGTACCATTTTACATTAATACTGCATGCTTTTCTATGTGAATTGAATAAAACATGTTATAAGCACTGTAATCCTTGATGTTGCTTGAAATATTGaattagcaaaaaaaaatggggaa carries:
- the OBI1 gene encoding ORC ubiquitin ligase 1 is translated as MAQNGPSVTLSLTLPITCHICLGKVRHPVICVNNHVFCSICIEVWLKNNNQCPACRIPITPENPCKEIIGGTSESDPIFSPAVRKHLRKARLELLHKEYEDEIESLQKEVEDLRGKNLSLQTQLKSLLDPTASALSCQNEKTSQSANEASTSGPETPEEWSKKLKTANDIYEKVMDNVEKLKEANKKLSMENNSLLRENLRLKAEVDSRSPQKFSRCTVAALQSRVEQSEREMNRLKKALERSDKYIEEMEYQLLQLKNAGERTQTVSTAGERALSTDAEGAESSEDTTCLQTQVEEKKALTSSQSPDSLEQLKCGGTCSSSTNQDGSNGSNTQGPPKKELFPGCHGVLLDENTTNMDACLEEQWNKIEECTPYKDEELYDLPPPCTPFLSLSRLRLNTPDGKENARKPSTFLRKLKFEKFGDASDDCSKDSPEHSTSNCNSKKKLNCFTPGKSGFWGTCPTNFAENLDFDESEQNSVAGQSDEPSTKSSDKTSSSLPKRLHALCSSEMNRTRTSSEASMDAAYLDKISELDSMMSESDNSKSPCYNFKSSDLDNSSKSTEHSELLDETEKKLEEMNEEESIKCPETSDITIDGTGWKPATFSILSPSEQDMNDHFPLFTGQNIVTGDTKPPNCLFQRDFSQSLLFSSSQRLSEEQKFGSCFLKMSSDLHNQLNPPWVSSFVAEKKNKNVSQSTKRKIQSSLSSASPSKTTKN